One part of the Georgfuchsia toluolica genome encodes these proteins:
- a CDS encoding TRAP transporter small permease encodes MLKMLDHLEEWLIGLLMAAATLLIFVAVVHRYLSGIPWPALQDALLQINLSWAQELCIYMFVWMAKFGAAYGVRTGIHVGVDVLINRLSPARRKYFILFGLLAGALFTGTVAALGAHFVWAIGHTEQTSADLELPMWMVYLAIPCGSSLMCFRFLQVAASFLKTGNLPHHDHGHVEGIEDPVDIAPYNLDDNLHPHTNGKGGAK; translated from the coding sequence ATGCTGAAAATGCTGGATCATCTGGAGGAGTGGTTGATCGGCCTGTTGATGGCCGCGGCGACCTTGCTCATCTTCGTCGCCGTCGTGCATCGTTATCTGTCGGGTATTCCCTGGCCGGCCTTGCAGGACGCGCTGTTGCAGATCAATCTTTCCTGGGCGCAGGAACTCTGCATCTACATGTTCGTCTGGATGGCCAAGTTCGGCGCGGCGTATGGCGTGCGTACTGGAATTCACGTCGGAGTTGATGTCCTGATCAACCGCCTCAGTCCGGCCCGACGAAAATATTTTATCCTGTTTGGTTTGCTGGCCGGTGCCTTGTTTACCGGCACCGTGGCTGCGCTGGGCGCGCATTTTGTCTGGGCGATCGGCCATACCGAGCAGACCTCGGCAGACCTTGAACTGCCAATGTGGATGGTCTATCTCGCGATTCCCTGTGGTTCTTCTCTGATGTGTTTTCGCTTCCTGCAAGTGGCGGCGAGTTTTCTCAAGACCGGCAATCTGCCGCACCACGATCACGGCCATGTGGAGGGCATTGAAGACCCGGTTGACATCGCGCCCTACAACCTCGACGACAACCTGCATCCCCATACCAATGGCAAGGGGGGTGCGAAATGA
- a CDS encoding TRAP transporter substrate-binding protein — translation MKLYAFVATFITACLSFAAYADQPIIIKFSHVVAVDTPKGKAAVYFKRLAEEKTKGRVRVEVYPNSQLYKDKEELEALQLGSVQMLAPSLAKFGPLGAKEFEVFDLPYLFDDYAALHRVTEGAIGQGLLKKLDSKGIVGLAFWDNGFKQMSANKPLHMPADFRGLKLRIQSSKVLDAQMRALGATPQVMAFSEVYQALQTGVVDGTENPASNFYTQKMHEVQKYLILSDHGYLGYAVIVNKQFWEELPPDIRAQLQDAMKDATRYANAIAAVENSTALEAVRKSGKTQVIVLMPEEKKAWKKALIKVHQDSGSRVGKDLLQSIYKETGFNPAKL, via the coding sequence ATGAAGCTATATGCCTTTGTCGCCACTTTCATCACCGCCTGTCTGTCGTTTGCCGCCTATGCGGATCAACCCATCATCATCAAGTTCAGCCATGTCGTGGCGGTCGATACCCCCAAGGGCAAAGCAGCCGTTTATTTCAAGAGGCTTGCGGAAGAAAAGACCAAAGGCCGTGTCCGGGTCGAGGTCTACCCCAATAGCCAGCTTTACAAGGACAAGGAGGAACTGGAAGCCTTGCAACTTGGCTCGGTGCAGATGCTGGCACCCTCGCTGGCGAAATTCGGCCCGCTCGGCGCCAAGGAATTCGAAGTATTCGATCTGCCGTATCTCTTCGACGATTACGCTGCGTTGCACCGTGTGACGGAGGGGGCTATCGGGCAGGGGCTGCTGAAGAAACTCGACAGCAAGGGGATTGTTGGTCTCGCTTTCTGGGATAACGGCTTCAAGCAGATGAGCGCCAACAAACCGCTGCACATGCCGGCGGATTTTCGTGGCCTGAAGCTGCGCATTCAGTCTTCGAAGGTACTGGATGCGCAAATGCGGGCGCTTGGCGCCACGCCGCAGGTAATGGCTTTCTCCGAGGTCTATCAGGCACTGCAGACCGGCGTCGTCGATGGTACCGAGAATCCGGCATCCAACTTCTATACCCAGAAGATGCACGAGGTACAGAAGTACCTGATCCTCTCCGATCATGGCTATCTCGGTTATGCCGTGATCGTCAACAAGCAATTCTGGGAAGAGTTGCCGCCGGACATTCGCGCGCAGCTCCAGGACGCGATGAAAGACGCTACCCGTTACGCCAACGCGATTGCGGCGGTCGAGAATTCCACGGCGCTGGAAGCGGTGAGGAAAAGCGGCAAGACCCAGGTCATTGTCTTGATGCCGGAAGAAAAGAAAGCCTGGAAGAAGGCGCTGATCAAGGTGCATCAGGATTCCGGGAGCCGCGTCGGCAAGGATCTGTTGCAGTCGATCTACAAAGAGACGGGATTCAATCCCGCCAAGCTGTAA
- a CDS encoding homoserine dehydrogenase, with translation MKPINVGLLGIGTVGGGTFTVLRRNETEITRRAGRAIHISVVADKNLALAKKVVGDSVRITDDAFSVVTDPKIDIVVELIGGDGIAKELVLKAIENGKHVVTANKALLAKHGTEIFAAAQKKGVMVAFEAAVAGGIPIIKAVREGLGANRIQWIAGIINGTTNFILSEMRDKGLPFAEVLKEAQRLGYAEADPTFDIEGIDAAHKITILSALAFGIPMQFDKAHIEGISKLEAVDIRYAEQLGYRIKLLGITRRRDNGIELRVHPTLIPAKRLIANVEGAMNAVLVQGDAVGSTLYYGKGAGAEPTASAVIADLVDVTRMHTADPGNRVPHLAFQPDQLSSVPVLPREEIETAYYLRLRVEDKPGVLADVTRILADQAISIDALLQREPAEGEGETDIIILTHVCIEKQADVAIAKIEALPAVKCSVTRLRLEELNG, from the coding sequence ATGAAACCCATTAACGTCGGCCTCCTCGGCATCGGCACCGTCGGCGGCGGCACCTTTACCGTTCTCAGGCGCAACGAAACCGAAATTACCCGCCGTGCCGGCCGTGCGATTCACATTTCCGTGGTCGCCGACAAGAATCTGGCGCTGGCGAAAAAAGTTGTCGGCGATTCGGTGCGCATTACCGATGATGCGTTTTCGGTGGTCACCGATCCCAAAATCGACATCGTGGTCGAATTGATCGGCGGCGATGGCATCGCAAAGGAATTGGTGCTGAAGGCGATTGAAAACGGCAAGCATGTGGTCACCGCCAACAAGGCACTGCTGGCCAAGCATGGCACTGAAATCTTCGCTGCTGCGCAGAAGAAGGGCGTCATGGTGGCCTTCGAAGCCGCCGTCGCGGGCGGCATTCCGATCATCAAGGCGGTGCGCGAAGGGCTTGGCGCGAACCGCATCCAGTGGATTGCCGGCATCATCAACGGCACCACGAACTTCATCCTCTCCGAAATGCGCGACAAGGGCCTGCCCTTTGCCGAGGTGCTCAAGGAAGCACAGCGCCTGGGTTACGCCGAGGCCGACCCCACCTTCGACATCGAGGGCATCGATGCCGCGCACAAAATCACAATTCTCTCGGCCCTGGCCTTCGGCATCCCGATGCAGTTCGACAAGGCCCACATCGAAGGCATCAGCAAGCTGGAAGCAGTGGATATCCGCTATGCGGAACAGTTGGGCTACCGCATAAAGCTGCTCGGCATCACCCGGCGCCGGGATAACGGCATCGAACTGCGCGTACATCCCACCCTGATCCCGGCCAAACGCCTGATCGCCAATGTCGAGGGCGCCATGAATGCGGTACTGGTGCAGGGCGACGCGGTTGGGTCGACACTGTATTACGGCAAGGGCGCCGGGGCCGAGCCGACCGCCAGCGCGGTGATCGCTGACCTCGTTGATGTCACTCGCATGCATACCGCTGATCCGGGCAACCGTGTGCCGCATCTCGCCTTCCAGCCCGATCAGTTGTCGAGCGTTCCGGTGCTGCCGCGCGAGGAGATCGAAACGGCATATTACCTGCGCTTGCGCGTCGAGGACAAGCCGGGGGTGCTTGCCGATGTCACGCGCATTCTTGCCGACCAGGCTATTTCGATCGACGCGCTGCTGCAGCGCGAACCGGCCGAAGGTGAAGGCGAGACCGACATCATCATTTTGACCCACGTCTGCATCGAAAAACAGGCGGATGTCGCAATTGCGAAAATCGAGGCATTGCCGGCGGTGAAATGCAGCGTCACGCGACTTCGGCTTGAAGAATTGAATGGTTGA
- a CDS encoding pyridoxal phosphate-dependent aminotransferase produces MQPVKKSSKLDNVCYDIRGPVLALARQMEEEGHRIIKLNIGNLAPFGFEAPEEIVQDMIRNLPESSGYSDSKGVFSARKAIMHYTQEKKIIGVSVDDIFLGNGASEMIVMSMQALLNAGDEVLVPAPDYPLWTAAATLGGGTAIHYHCDEQSGWLPDLTDIRAKITPATRAIVVINPNNPTGALYPVELLRDIVDIARKNDLIVFADEIYDKVLYDGAKHVSIASLADDVLFITFNGLSKNYRSCGFRAGWMVVSGEKRHAQDYIEGLNMLASMRLCSNVPGQYAIQTALGGYQSINDLVAPNGRLTRQRDLAWKLIREIPGVSCVKPKAAMYLFPRLDPKLYPIDDDEQFILQLLEQERVLVVQGSGFNWPMQDHFRLVFLPHEDDLKEAIGRIARFLDNYRKLHGK; encoded by the coding sequence ATGCAACCGGTAAAGAAATCCTCCAAGCTCGATAACGTCTGTTATGACATTCGTGGACCGGTGTTGGCACTGGCCCGGCAGATGGAGGAGGAGGGTCATCGCATCATCAAGCTGAACATCGGCAATCTGGCCCCTTTCGGTTTCGAGGCGCCGGAGGAGATCGTGCAGGACATGATCCGCAACCTGCCCGAATCGTCCGGCTATTCCGATTCCAAAGGGGTGTTTTCCGCACGCAAGGCGATCATGCACTACACGCAGGAGAAGAAAATCATTGGCGTCAGCGTCGATGACATCTTCCTCGGCAACGGCGCTTCGGAAATGATCGTGATGTCGATGCAGGCCCTGTTGAATGCCGGCGACGAAGTGCTGGTGCCGGCGCCGGACTATCCGTTGTGGACGGCGGCAGCCACACTGGGCGGCGGCACTGCAATACACTACCATTGCGACGAGCAATCTGGCTGGCTGCCGGATCTGACCGACATCCGCGCCAAGATCACGCCTGCGACGCGGGCCATCGTCGTCATCAACCCGAACAATCCCACCGGTGCGCTGTATCCGGTCGAGCTGCTGCGCGATATTGTCGATATTGCCCGTAAAAACGACCTCATCGTGTTTGCCGACGAGATCTACGACAAGGTGCTCTACGACGGCGCGAAGCACGTTTCCATCGCCTCGCTGGCCGACGATGTCCTGTTCATCACTTTCAACGGTCTCTCGAAAAACTATCGCTCCTGCGGCTTCCGCGCTGGCTGGATGGTGGTCTCGGGCGAGAAGCGGCATGCACAGGATTACATCGAAGGCCTCAACATGCTGGCCTCGATGCGGCTATGTTCCAACGTGCCGGGGCAGTATGCCATCCAGACCGCTCTCGGCGGCTACCAGAGCATCAACGACCTGGTCGCGCCCAATGGCAGACTGACGCGCCAGCGCGACCTGGCGTGGAAACTGATCAGGGAAATTCCCGGGGTCAGCTGCGTCAAGCCGAAAGCGGCGATGTATCTGTTTCCGCGCCTTGATCCCAAGCTTTATCCGATCGACGATGACGAACAGTTCATTCTGCAACTGCTGGAGCAGGAGCGCGTCTTGGTAGTGCAGGGCAGCGGTTTCAACTGGCCGATGCAGGATCACTTCCGGCTCGTATTTCTGCCGCATGAAGACGACTTGAAGGAAGCAATCGGCCGCATCGCCAGATTTCTCGATAACTATCGCAAGCTGCATGGCAAATGA
- a CDS encoding Mth938-like domain-containing protein translates to MKLHAERPQGQYAITAYGPGFATINQQTYRSSLIVGHDRLLPDWPVAKLEDLLSEHLLGLDQGCDVVLLGTGARQRFPQPSILRFLFEKGIGVEVMDTAAACRTYNILLTEGRAAVAALIIE, encoded by the coding sequence ATGAAACTTCACGCCGAACGTCCGCAGGGACAATACGCGATTACCGCCTATGGCCCCGGCTTCGCCACTATCAACCAGCAAACCTATCGCAGCAGCCTGATCGTCGGCCACGACCGGCTGCTGCCGGATTGGCCAGTCGCCAAACTCGAAGACCTGTTGAGCGAACATCTGCTTGGACTCGATCAGGGCTGTGACGTGGTGCTGCTCGGCACCGGAGCGCGGCAGCGTTTTCCGCAACCGTCGATTCTGCGTTTCCTGTTCGAAAAGGGCATCGGGGTCGAAGTCATGGACACCGCGGCAGCCTGCCGCACCTACAACATTCTGCTGACCGAAGGGCGCGCCGCGGTGGCAGCCCTGATCATCGAATGA
- a CDS encoding glycosyltransferase family 39 protein, giving the protein MRLSNRAIWLLWIALFAVWFGTLDYRKLIRPDEGRYAEIPREMVASGDWLTPRLNGFKYFEKPTLQYWATATAYEVFGEDEWTARLWPALTGFLSVLLAAWTGRRLWGAQAGNLAAAILASTLCYVIMSHIITLDMGLSFFLQMAWTAFLFAQQGDAKTSRHWMWLLWTALALAVLSKGLVALVLCGATLVAYTLFNRDFSPWKRLAPCSGLALFLAIAAPWFIAVSIANPEFARFFFIHEHFERFLTTAHRRYQPDWYFLQIYALGALPWTFLLLHALFKSWRRDITVTFQTQRFLALWVLITFGFFSVSSSKLPPYILPIFPALALLGGRHLAELPRRQLLSHLAVLAVLVIAAIAFLPRIMERAGTETTAAMLNGYLHWLLTSSTLLLAAIFAAMLLTVKQHNAAALLALAVGATIAGFGTLLGHQNLALSNSAFHVATQVKPLLTPGVPFYSVNKYEQTLPFYIKRTVTLVNYQGELAFGIKQEPDKWVPTTAEFKQRWASDRDAFAIMSIDNYNGLAAEQLPMSEIARDTRNVIVRKNNSPPTPRSRSGGDGCSAAQNAASASMADSFLGQPCERATQ; this is encoded by the coding sequence ATGAGGCTGTCCAATCGCGCCATATGGCTGCTCTGGATCGCGCTGTTCGCGGTCTGGTTCGGCACTCTCGACTACCGCAAATTGATCCGGCCCGACGAAGGCCGCTACGCCGAAATCCCGCGCGAAATGGTCGCCAGCGGCGACTGGCTGACGCCGCGTCTGAACGGCTTCAAGTATTTCGAGAAGCCAACGCTGCAATACTGGGCTACGGCGACTGCTTACGAAGTATTTGGCGAAGACGAATGGACAGCGCGTCTGTGGCCGGCATTGACGGGTTTCCTCAGCGTGCTGCTCGCCGCGTGGACTGGACGTCGCCTCTGGGGCGCACAGGCTGGCAATCTTGCCGCAGCGATCCTCGCCAGTACTCTGTGCTACGTCATCATGAGCCATATTATCACGCTCGACATGGGGCTCTCCTTCTTTTTGCAAATGGCATGGACTGCCTTTCTCTTCGCCCAGCAGGGCGATGCGAAAACCTCGCGCCACTGGATGTGGCTGCTGTGGACGGCTCTGGCTTTGGCGGTACTCAGCAAGGGGCTGGTGGCGCTCGTACTTTGCGGCGCCACGCTGGTGGCCTACACCTTATTCAATCGGGACTTCTCACCCTGGAAGAGGCTGGCGCCATGCTCCGGCCTGGCGCTCTTTCTCGCGATCGCGGCGCCGTGGTTCATCGCGGTTTCAATCGCCAATCCCGAGTTCGCCCGCTTCTTTTTCATCCACGAACATTTCGAGCGCTTTTTGACGACGGCTCATCGCCGCTATCAGCCGGACTGGTATTTCCTGCAGATCTATGCGCTTGGCGCCCTGCCCTGGACCTTCCTGCTGCTGCACGCCTTGTTCAAATCATGGCGAAGGGATATAACGGTCACATTCCAGACCCAGCGCTTCCTCGCGCTGTGGGTGCTCATCACCTTTGGTTTCTTCAGTGTTTCGAGTTCCAAGCTGCCGCCTTACATCCTGCCGATATTCCCGGCGCTGGCGCTGCTGGGCGGCAGGCATCTGGCCGAATTGCCGCGCCGCCAGTTGTTGAGCCATCTGGCCGTGCTGGCAGTTCTCGTCATCGCCGCCATCGCTTTCCTGCCGCGCATAATGGAAAGAGCGGGTACCGAGACCACCGCCGCAATGTTGAACGGTTACCTGCATTGGCTGCTGACGTCGAGCACACTACTGCTCGCGGCAATCTTTGCCGCCATGCTGCTGACGGTGAAACAGCATAATGCCGCCGCTCTGCTGGCTCTGGCGGTGGGTGCAACGATCGCCGGTTTTGGCACATTGCTGGGTCACCAAAATCTGGCGCTGTCAAACTCCGCTTTCCATGTCGCGACTCAGGTCAAACCGCTGCTAACCCCCGGCGTACCGTTCTACAGCGTGAATAAATACGAACAGACCCTGCCCTTCTACATCAAGCGCACCGTAACACTCGTCAATTACCAGGGTGAACTTGCTTTTGGCATAAAACAGGAACCGGACAAATGGGTACCGACCACGGCTGAATTCAAGCAGCGCTGGGCCAGCGATCGTGATGCCTTCGCCATCATGTCGATCGACAATTACAATGGCCTCGCCGCCGAACAACTGCCCATGAGCGAAATCGCCCGCGACACCCGGAATGTCATCGTAAGGAAAAATAACTCCCCCCCCACCCCCCGCTCCAGGAGCGGGGGTGACGGATGTTCCGCCGCACAAAACGCGGCGTCTGCTTCAATGGCTGACTCTTTCTTGGGACAGCCCTGCGAAAGAGCAACCCAATGA
- a CDS encoding SMR family transporter, with protein sequence MSPIAFALVLTGVLLNACAQLLLKAGTNVVGHFEFHLDNVIPIGMKIAFQPYILGGMACYAISLVVWIMALSRVPVSVAYPMLSIGYVVNAVIAYYWFGEPLAMQKMLGIGFIVVGVVLVAKS encoded by the coding sequence ATGAGCCCCATCGCCTTTGCCCTCGTCCTCACCGGCGTGCTGCTCAATGCCTGCGCGCAACTGCTGCTCAAAGCCGGCACCAACGTTGTCGGCCATTTCGAGTTCCATCTCGACAATGTGATTCCGATCGGCATGAAGATCGCCTTCCAGCCCTACATCCTCGGCGGCATGGCCTGCTATGCCATCAGTCTGGTGGTCTGGATCATGGCCCTGTCGCGTGTCCCGGTCAGCGTTGCCTATCCGATGCTCTCGATCGGCTATGTCGTCAATGCCGTCATCGCCTATTACTGGTTCGGCGAACCGCTGGCGATGCAGAAAATGCTCGGCATCGGCTTCATCGTGGTTGGTGTAGTTCTCGTTGCCAAATCGTAA
- a CDS encoding DegT/DnrJ/EryC1/StrS family aminotransferase, with product MRSEEFLPFTRPSIDEETIAEVVSVLRSGWITSGPKVQDFEAALSEHCGGRVVRAFNSGTAALEVALRLAGIGPGDEVITTPLTWVATANVVLEVGATPVLVDIDPITRNIDLNRIEAAITPKTKAIIPIDLAGLPVDRDQLYTIAIPHDLRVIEDAAQSFGASWNGVPIGTTGDFVAFSFHANKNLTTAEGGALVLPFDVDPSLCERLRLQGVKRFPDGGMDVDVLGGKFNLTDIAATIGLGQMKHLGEFTTRRRHLAQRYFAQLDSSLGLGLPLEDFTNSNWHMFQVLLPKATDRGRFIARMKELGIGVGVHYPALHLFSLYRPFGFKQGDFPHAEDVGLRTVTLPLFPAMQDADVDRVCAALISVLDH from the coding sequence GTGAGGAGTGAGGAGTTTCTGCCATTCACGCGTCCTTCGATTGATGAAGAGACTATCGCCGAAGTAGTGTCAGTGCTGCGCTCGGGCTGGATCACCAGCGGCCCCAAGGTGCAGGACTTTGAGGCCGCGCTATCGGAACATTGCGGCGGCCGCGTCGTGCGCGCCTTCAATTCGGGTACCGCAGCCCTGGAAGTGGCCCTGCGCCTGGCCGGCATCGGCCCGGGCGACGAGGTCATCACCACGCCGCTGACCTGGGTCGCCACCGCCAATGTGGTTCTCGAAGTCGGCGCGACGCCGGTGCTGGTCGATATCGATCCCATCACGCGCAATATCGACCTGAATCGTATAGAAGCCGCCATCACGCCCAAGACCAAAGCGATCATCCCGATTGATCTGGCCGGCCTGCCGGTCGACCGCGACCAGCTTTATACGATTGCCATCCCGCATGATCTGCGCGTGATTGAGGACGCGGCACAATCCTTCGGTGCGTCCTGGAATGGGGTTCCCATTGGAACAACTGGCGATTTCGTCGCCTTCAGTTTCCACGCCAACAAGAACCTCACCACTGCGGAAGGCGGCGCCCTGGTGCTTCCCTTCGATGTCGATCCGTCACTTTGCGAGCGCTTGCGCCTGCAAGGCGTCAAGCGCTTCCCCGACGGTGGCATGGACGTCGACGTGCTGGGCGGCAAGTTCAACCTGACCGACATCGCCGCTACCATCGGCCTCGGCCAGATGAAGCATCTCGGGGAATTCACCACGCGCCGTCGCCATCTGGCGCAACGTTATTTTGCGCAACTCGATAGTTCATTGGGTCTTGGCCTGCCACTGGAGGATTTCACCAATTCCAACTGGCACATGTTCCAGGTGCTGCTGCCCAAGGCTACCGACCGCGGCCGGTTCATCGCCAGGATGAAGGAACTGGGTATCGGTGTCGGCGTACATTACCCGGCGCTGCATTTGTTCAGCCTTTACCGTCCCTTCGGCTTCAAGCAAGGCGACTTCCCGCATGCCGAAGACGTAGGTCTGAGAACCGTTACACTACCGCTTTTCCCGGCCATGCAGGATGCTGATGTCGATCGCGTCTGCGCTGCACTCATCTCGGTACTCGACCACTAA
- a CDS encoding glycosyltransferase translates to MGNPELSVIIPVYNEEAGLPALFDRLYPALDALNTGYEIIFIDDGSRDRSAAVLRGQFEQRPDVTRVILLASNAGQHMAIMAGFEHSRGDIIVTLDADLQNPPEEIGKLVEKVREGHDCVGSIRQQRQDSAFRRHASKAMNGLRERITHIKMTDQGCMLRAYSRDIVEAINSCKEVSTFIPALAYSFAQRPAEVEVAHEERHAGESKYSLYALIRLNFDLMTSFSLVPLQFFSMLGISISMLSALFVVFLFIRRLTYGPEAEGVFTLFGIAFFLIGLTLFGVGLLGEYIGRIYQQVRHRPRYRIGAILEKQATEDTKVTEI, encoded by the coding sequence ATGGGCAACCCCGAACTCTCTGTCATCATCCCTGTTTATAATGAGGAAGCCGGGTTGCCGGCGTTGTTTGACCGGCTCTATCCAGCACTCGATGCGCTGAACACCGGGTACGAGATCATTTTCATCGACGACGGCAGCCGCGACCGTTCCGCTGCTGTGCTGCGCGGACAATTCGAGCAACGGCCTGACGTCACGCGCGTCATCCTGCTCGCCTCGAATGCCGGCCAGCACATGGCCATCATGGCCGGCTTCGAACACTCGCGCGGCGACATTATCGTCACGCTCGATGCCGACCTGCAGAATCCGCCCGAGGAAATCGGCAAGCTGGTGGAGAAGGTGCGCGAAGGCCACGACTGTGTCGGCTCGATCCGCCAGCAGCGCCAGGACAGCGCTTTTCGCCGCCATGCATCGAAGGCCATGAACGGTCTGCGCGAGCGCATCACACATATCAAGATGACCGACCAGGGCTGCATGCTGCGCGCCTATTCGCGCGACATCGTCGAAGCCATCAACAGTTGCAAGGAAGTCAGCACTTTCATCCCGGCGCTGGCTTATTCCTTCGCGCAACGGCCGGCCGAAGTCGAAGTCGCGCACGAGGAGCGCCATGCCGGCGAATCGAAGTATTCACTCTACGCGCTGATCCGCCTCAACTTCGATCTGATGACCAGCTTCTCGCTGGTGCCGCTGCAATTCTTCTCCATGCTGGGCATCAGCATTTCAATGCTTTCGGCATTATTCGTGGTGTTCCTCTTCATTCGCCGCCTGACCTACGGGCCGGAAGCGGAAGGTGTGTTTACGCTATTTGGCATTGCCTTCTTTCTCATCGGCCTGACGCTGTTTGGCGTCGGCCTGCTCGGCGAATACATCGGCCGGATTTATCAGCAGGTACGGCATCGGCCGCGCTACAGAATTGGGGCGATTCTTGAAAAGCAAGCCACAGAGGACACAAAGGTCACAGAGATATGA
- a CDS encoding formyltransferase, which translates to MTRAVVFAYHNVGARCLRVLLARGVDVALVVTHEDNPNENIWFECVADIAREYGIPVAAPDDPNTPEFVACLRALNADFFFSFYYRLMLKSALLALPRRGGYNMHGSLLPKYRGRVPVNWAVLHGEHETGATLHRMVEKPDAGGIVAQQAIPILPDDTAGEVFNKITLAAEIALYDILPQLIAGTAPHVLPDLKAGSYFGGRKPEDGRIDWSKSAHEVHNLIRAVAPPYPGAFCDFAGHRLLITRSLGLPGQREEAGKPQLCLKEGSLFARCGDGGLVRILSLTLDDEAIDPGSLLDHLGANPIPLN; encoded by the coding sequence ATGACCCGAGCCGTCGTTTTCGCCTACCACAACGTCGGTGCGCGCTGCCTGCGCGTACTGCTTGCCCGCGGTGTCGACGTGGCGCTGGTCGTCACCCATGAAGACAATCCCAACGAGAACATCTGGTTCGAGTGCGTGGCCGATATCGCGCGTGAATACGGCATCCCGGTGGCGGCGCCTGACGACCCGAACACACCCGAGTTCGTGGCCTGCCTGCGCGCATTGAACGCGGATTTTTTCTTCTCCTTCTATTACCGGCTGATGCTGAAATCCGCGTTGCTGGCGCTGCCCCGGCGCGGCGGTTACAACATGCATGGCTCGCTGTTGCCCAAGTACCGCGGCCGGGTGCCGGTCAATTGGGCCGTGCTCCATGGTGAGCACGAAACCGGCGCCACGCTGCACCGCATGGTGGAAAAACCCGATGCCGGTGGAATCGTCGCCCAGCAGGCCATCCCCATCCTGCCCGACGATACGGCGGGCGAGGTATTCAACAAAATCACCCTGGCAGCGGAGATCGCGCTATACGACATCTTGCCGCAACTGATCGCGGGTACTGCGCCGCATGTGTTGCCCGATCTCAAGGCCGGCAGTTACTTCGGCGGGCGCAAGCCCGAGGACGGACGCATCGACTGGAGCAAGTCCGCACATGAAGTGCACAACCTGATCCGCGCCGTGGCGCCGCCCTATCCTGGCGCTTTCTGCGATTTTGCCGGCCACCGTCTGCTCATCACACGTAGTCTGGGCTTGCCCGGACAGCGCGAGGAGGCCGGCAAACCGCAACTCTGCCTGAAGGAGGGCAGCCTGTTCGCACGCTGCGGCGATGGCGGGCTTGTTAGAATCCTGTCCCTGACACTGGACGACGAAGCCATTGACCCCGGCTCGCTGCTTGACCACCTCGGGGCAAATCCGATTCCCCTGAATTGA